A genomic stretch from Microbacterium proteolyticum includes:
- the ureB gene encoding urease subunit beta: MAAGTSDGPGAIRVRPGSIELNADRGPDERREFVIVNTGDRPVQIGSHIHLAQVNTALAFDRADAEGFRLDIPSGTSERFEPGVSKRVAAVALRGARRVPGIQIDTEGTR, encoded by the coding sequence ATGGCCGCAGGTACGTCTGATGGGCCCGGCGCGATCCGCGTGCGCCCCGGGTCGATCGAGCTGAACGCCGACCGCGGGCCCGACGAGCGCCGCGAGTTCGTCATCGTCAACACGGGCGACCGTCCCGTGCAGATCGGCTCCCACATCCACCTCGCGCAGGTCAACACGGCGCTCGCATTCGACCGGGCGGATGCCGAGGGCTTCCGCCTCGACATCCCCTCGGGCACGTCGGAGCGGTTCGAGCCGGGTGTGTCCAAGCGGGTCGCGGCCGTGGCGCTGCGCGGCGCACGCCGGGTTCCCGGCATCCAGATCGATACCGAGGGGACGCGCTGA
- a CDS encoding urease subunit gamma — MHLSPADTEKLLLAVAGMVARDRRERGIRLNHPEAVALLSTWVIERAREGAEVAQLMTEGRTVLGRADVMDGVADMLTDVQVEATFPDGRKLVTLHHPID; from the coding sequence ATGCATCTGTCGCCCGCAGACACCGAGAAGCTGCTGCTCGCCGTGGCCGGCATGGTCGCGCGCGACCGCCGGGAACGCGGCATCCGGTTGAACCATCCCGAAGCCGTCGCCCTGCTGTCGACCTGGGTCATCGAGCGTGCCCGCGAGGGTGCCGAGGTCGCCCAGCTCATGACCGAGGGCCGGACGGTGCTCGGCCGCGCCGACGTCATGGACGGCGTCGCCGACATGCTCACCGACGTGCAGGTCGAGGCGACCTTCCCCGACGGGCGCAAGCTCGTCACCCTCCACCACCCGATCGACTGA
- the urtA gene encoding urea ABC transporter substrate-binding protein: MTTIRRPRLRALLTLGALTTTAALVLSGCGAKAGDATAGASAEAGASCVDTSGDTIKLGFLNSLTGGMAISEKTVSNVLHMAADEINADGGILGKQIEYVQEDGATDWPTFAEKTEKLLTQDCVAAIFGGWTSSSRKAVKPVVEKNNGLFFYPVQYEGLESSPNIYYTGATTNQQIIPAMDFLASQGVKRLFLAGSDYVFPRTANAIIKLYAAELGIEIVGEEYVPLDKDDWTTQVAKIVAAKPDYVFNTINGSSNVGFVKAYYDAGLTPETTPIISVSIAEEEAPAMGHSVTGNYASWNYFQSLDTPNNPKFIEDWKAYPGSSGVTSDPMEAAYISMYLYKALAEKAGSFDVNAINAAAKAGGITVDAPEGVVTLDGDNHHISKPGHIGRINDQNQFDIVWASDGFIEPDPYLEGYDWFPADVRDALVKAAG, encoded by the coding sequence ATGACCACGATCCGACGACCGCGCCTCCGGGCGCTGCTGACCCTCGGAGCCCTCACCACGACAGCCGCCCTCGTGCTGTCGGGCTGCGGCGCCAAGGCCGGGGACGCCACCGCGGGAGCCTCGGCCGAGGCCGGCGCCAGCTGCGTCGACACCTCCGGCGACACCATCAAGCTCGGCTTCCTCAACTCCCTCACCGGCGGCATGGCCATCTCGGAGAAGACGGTCTCGAACGTGCTGCACATGGCCGCCGACGAGATCAACGCCGACGGCGGCATCCTCGGCAAGCAGATCGAGTACGTGCAGGAAGACGGCGCGACCGACTGGCCGACCTTCGCGGAGAAGACCGAGAAGCTGCTCACGCAGGACTGCGTCGCGGCCATCTTCGGCGGCTGGACCTCGTCGTCGCGCAAGGCCGTCAAGCCCGTCGTCGAGAAGAACAACGGCCTCTTCTTCTACCCCGTGCAGTACGAGGGCCTCGAGTCGTCGCCGAACATCTACTACACCGGCGCCACCACGAACCAGCAGATCATCCCGGCCATGGACTTCCTGGCCTCCCAGGGCGTGAAGAGGCTGTTCCTCGCGGGATCGGACTACGTCTTCCCGCGCACCGCGAACGCGATCATCAAGCTGTACGCGGCCGAGCTCGGCATCGAGATCGTCGGCGAGGAGTACGTCCCCCTCGACAAGGACGACTGGACCACGCAGGTCGCCAAGATCGTCGCCGCCAAGCCCGACTACGTCTTCAACACCATCAACGGCTCCTCCAACGTCGGCTTCGTGAAGGCCTACTACGACGCCGGTCTCACGCCCGAGACGACGCCGATCATCTCGGTCTCCATCGCCGAAGAGGAAGCGCCCGCGATGGGCCACTCCGTGACCGGCAACTACGCCTCGTGGAACTACTTCCAGTCGCTCGACACCCCCAACAACCCGAAGTTCATCGAGGACTGGAAGGCCTACCCGGGCAGCAGCGGCGTGACCAGCGACCCCATGGAGGCCGCATACATCTCGATGTACCTCTACAAGGCGCTCGCGGAGAAGGCCGGCTCCTTCGACGTGAATGCCATCAACGCGGCGGCCAAGGCCGGCGGCATCACGGTGGACGCTCCCGAGGGCGTCGTGACGCTCGACGGTGACAACCACCACATCTCCAAGCCCGGTCACATCGGCCGCATCAACGACCAGAACCAGTTCGACATCGTCTGGGCGTCCGACGGCTTCATCGAGCCCGACCCGTACCTCGAGGGCTATGACTGGTTCCCGGCCGACGTGCGCGATGCGCTCGTGAAGGCCGCGGGCTGA
- the urtB gene encoding urea ABC transporter permease subunit UrtB → MEALIPPLLNGTALGALLLLAALGLTLTFGQMGVINMAHGEFIMAGAFVAYLTQLVVPDSNISIPLALPVAFLIAGLLGLLLEASIIRWMYRRPLDTLLVTVGVSLVLQQIALQIFPAQGVPVENPEWLQGQIEVFGYAWPLRQVFTIVLAAICVAALAAWLKYSSFGRRIRATVQNRDLAETVGVRTRSVDRLTFFIGSGLAGVAGVAASLIGGTNSQMGAQYIIPAFLVVVAGGIGQIAGTVIAAWAVGVAMSLFADWTTGSLAQVIAFALVVVFLQIRPQGLFSVRTRGLA, encoded by the coding sequence ATGGAAGCTCTCATCCCACCCCTGCTCAACGGCACGGCGCTGGGCGCCCTGCTGCTGCTGGCGGCCCTCGGCCTCACGCTCACCTTCGGGCAGATGGGGGTGATCAACATGGCGCACGGCGAATTCATCATGGCCGGCGCCTTCGTGGCCTACCTCACCCAACTCGTCGTCCCCGACAGCAACATCTCGATCCCTCTCGCTCTCCCCGTCGCCTTCCTGATCGCGGGCCTGTTGGGCCTGCTGCTGGAAGCGTCGATCATCCGCTGGATGTACCGGCGCCCCCTCGACACCCTGCTCGTCACGGTCGGTGTCTCGCTCGTGCTCCAGCAGATCGCGCTGCAGATCTTCCCCGCCCAGGGCGTTCCCGTGGAGAACCCCGAGTGGCTGCAGGGTCAGATCGAGGTCTTCGGCTACGCCTGGCCGCTGCGTCAGGTCTTCACCATCGTCCTCGCCGCCATCTGCGTCGCCGCCCTCGCCGCGTGGCTGAAGTACAGCTCGTTCGGGCGCCGGATCCGCGCCACCGTGCAGAACCGCGACCTCGCCGAGACCGTCGGCGTGCGCACCCGCTCGGTGGACCGCCTGACCTTCTTCATCGGTTCGGGTCTCGCCGGGGTCGCAGGCGTCGCGGCATCCCTCATCGGCGGAACCAACTCGCAGATGGGCGCGCAGTACATCATCCCGGCGTTCCTCGTTGTCGTCGCCGGGGGCATCGGCCAGATCGCCGGAACGGTGATCGCGGCGTGGGCCGTCGGGGTGGCGATGTCGCTGTTCGCCGACTGGACCACCGGCAGCCTCGCACAGGTCATCGCCTTCGCGCTGGTCGTCGTCTTCCTCCAGATCCGCCCGCAGGGGCTGTTCTCCGTCCGCACCAGGGGGCTCGCATGA
- the urtC gene encoding urea ABC transporter permease subunit UrtC, whose amino-acid sequence MSVVKRLAPWGSLIGIAVFAVLLLAVAPLVLSPHWINNLGKYCAWAIVAVGIGLVWGRGGMLVMGQGVFFGLGAYAMAMHLTLETAGPDATPTFMILYDPLASIPAFWEPFRSDAFTLIAIVLLPVVVAGILGFALFKRGVKGAYLAILTQALAVALAVFISSTIRETGGDTGLSGFTSFFGYVLDDDANKLMLFLIAASLLIVCMLVSWQLRRSRFGEVLLATRDAEERVRFLGYDPANIKLVAFVIAAVMASIGGAMFVPIVGIITPQEIGASASILMIAGVALGGRASLFGPVLGAMAIGWGQSSLASGWPEGWVYLLGLVFILVTLFLPGGLASLISTGMASLRGRRGAPASREQASVPEKELA is encoded by the coding sequence ATGAGCGTCGTGAAGAGACTCGCCCCGTGGGGCTCGCTGATCGGCATCGCCGTGTTCGCGGTGCTGCTGCTCGCCGTCGCGCCGCTGGTGCTGTCGCCGCACTGGATCAACAACCTCGGCAAGTACTGCGCCTGGGCGATCGTCGCCGTCGGCATCGGTCTGGTCTGGGGCCGCGGCGGCATGCTCGTCATGGGCCAGGGCGTCTTCTTCGGCCTCGGCGCCTACGCCATGGCGATGCACCTCACGCTCGAGACCGCCGGGCCCGACGCCACCCCGACCTTCATGATCCTGTACGACCCCCTGGCATCCATCCCGGCCTTCTGGGAGCCGTTCCGCAGCGACGCCTTCACCCTCATCGCGATCGTGCTGCTCCCGGTGGTGGTGGCCGGCATCCTGGGCTTCGCGCTGTTCAAGCGGGGGGTCAAGGGCGCCTACCTCGCGATCCTGACGCAGGCGCTGGCCGTCGCGCTCGCCGTGTTCATCAGCTCGACGATCCGCGAGACCGGGGGCGACACGGGTCTGAGCGGCTTCACGTCCTTCTTCGGATACGTCCTTGACGACGACGCCAACAAGCTCATGCTCTTCCTCATCGCCGCGAGCCTGCTCATCGTGTGCATGCTCGTGTCGTGGCAGCTGCGACGCAGCCGCTTCGGCGAAGTGCTGCTGGCGACCCGGGATGCCGAGGAGCGCGTGCGCTTCCTCGGGTACGACCCGGCCAACATCAAGCTCGTCGCCTTCGTGATCGCCGCGGTGATGGCCAGCATCGGAGGCGCGATGTTCGTCCCCATCGTGGGCATCATCACGCCGCAGGAGATCGGCGCCTCGGCATCCATCCTCATGATCGCCGGTGTCGCGCTCGGTGGCCGCGCCTCGCTGTTCGGCCCCGTCCTGGGTGCGATGGCGATCGGCTGGGGGCAGTCGAGCCTCGCGTCCGGATGGCCCGAGGGCTGGGTGTACCTGCTGGGTCTCGTCTTCATCCTCGTGACGCTGTTCCTGCCGGGCGGGCTCGCGTCGCTGATCAGCACCGGCATGGCATCTCTCAGAGGTCGGCGCGGGGCTCCCGCTTCGCGCGAGCAGGCGTCGGTCCCCGAGAAGGAGTTGGCATGA
- the urtD gene encoding urea ABC transporter ATP-binding protein UrtD yields MSRELRPASVEVSDLTVTFDGFVAVDHVDLTLRPGEVRFLIGPNGAGKTTLVDALTGLVPATGTAMFEGRDLVAMKTNRIVRAGVGRTFQTATVFDELSVLQNLDIAGGLHRKAWQLAFARKSVPEYVERALETIGLQDLRDRPAGILAHGQKQWLEIGMLLVQDARVMFLDEPVAGMNGDERDETGELLRRIGADRTVVVIEHDMDFVRAYADWVSVLHAGALLTEGTVEQVQADPRVQTVYLGSAADAAVESEGNH; encoded by the coding sequence ATGAGCCGCGAATTGCGACCGGCGTCGGTGGAGGTTTCGGACCTCACCGTGACTTTCGACGGCTTCGTCGCCGTCGATCACGTCGACCTGACCCTGCGTCCCGGCGAGGTGCGCTTCCTCATCGGTCCCAACGGCGCGGGCAAGACCACACTCGTCGACGCCCTGACCGGCCTTGTTCCGGCCACCGGCACGGCGATGTTCGAGGGCCGCGACCTCGTGGCGATGAAGACGAACCGCATCGTCCGCGCGGGCGTCGGCCGCACCTTCCAGACGGCCACGGTGTTCGACGAGCTGTCGGTGCTGCAGAACCTCGACATCGCCGGGGGGCTTCACCGTAAGGCGTGGCAGCTGGCGTTCGCCCGGAAGTCGGTGCCCGAGTACGTCGAGCGGGCGCTGGAGACCATCGGCCTGCAGGATCTGCGCGACCGCCCCGCCGGCATCCTGGCCCACGGGCAGAAGCAATGGCTCGAGATCGGGATGCTGCTCGTGCAGGACGCGCGCGTGATGTTCCTCGACGAACCCGTCGCCGGCATGAACGGCGACGAGCGCGACGAGACCGGCGAGCTGCTGCGGCGCATCGGCGCCGACCGCACCGTCGTGGTCATCGAGCACGACATGGACTTCGTCCGCGCCTACGCCGATTGGGTGAGCGTGCTGCACGCCGGCGCCCTGCTCACCGAGGGCACCGTGGAACAGGTGCAGGCCGACCCGCGGGTGCAGACGGTCTACCTGGGATCCGCCGCCGACGCGGCGGTCGAGAGCGAGGGGAACCACTGA
- the urtE gene encoding urea ABC transporter ATP-binding subunit UrtE has product MLEIIGVTAGYGRTEVLHDVSIAVPTGGAVSVMGHNGAGKTTLLRVATGLLPVMRGRVLLDGEDVTRMPPSKRVERGLGYVPQGQQCFPQLTTRENLQLTMKKQSDLDEVLSLFPVLEELSTRRAGLLSGGQRQQLAIARTLLTKPRLLVLDEPTEGIQPNVVADIERVIIDLTRRGDLSVLLVEQHVGFALRSTDRFYVVKSGRVTVSGEGGADAVGAVREAMAI; this is encoded by the coding sequence ATGCTGGAGATCATCGGCGTCACCGCCGGCTACGGCCGCACCGAGGTGCTGCACGACGTCTCGATCGCGGTGCCCACCGGCGGGGCGGTGTCGGTCATGGGCCACAACGGCGCCGGCAAGACGACGCTCCTGCGGGTGGCCACGGGCCTGCTGCCCGTCATGCGCGGCCGCGTGCTGCTCGACGGCGAAGACGTCACCCGGATGCCGCCCTCCAAGCGCGTCGAGCGGGGCCTGGGATACGTGCCGCAGGGGCAGCAGTGCTTCCCGCAGCTCACCACGCGCGAGAACCTCCAGCTGACCATGAAGAAGCAGTCCGACCTCGACGAGGTGCTGAGCCTGTTCCCCGTGCTCGAAGAGCTCTCCACCCGCCGCGCGGGTCTGCTGTCGGGCGGGCAGCGACAGCAGCTGGCGATCGCGCGGACGCTGTTGACCAAGCCGCGCCTGCTCGTGCTCGACGAGCCGACCGAGGGCATCCAGCCCAACGTCGTCGCCGACATCGAACGCGTCATCATCGACCTCACCCGCCGCGGCGACCTGTCGGTGCTGCTCGTCGAGCAGCACGTCGGGTTCGCGCTGCGCTCGACCGACCGCTTCTACGTCGTGAAGTCCGGCCGGGTCACCGTGAGCGGCGAGGGCGGAGCGGATGCCGTGGGGGCGGTCCGCGAAGCCATGGCGATCTGA
- a CDS encoding purine-cytosine permease family protein → MSVRERAAGGRRLRGDARAAAEDSLEDYAFRYVPRSFRRWSAVSVGATALGSIAFLADFSIGASIGLEHGAQNAALGVLVASVIIFAVGFPVAFYGARYNIDLDLIARGSGFGYYGSIITTIIFAGFTCIFFALEGAIMAQGLEVAAGVPLPIGYAISTIVVVPIVIFGMRALERLHFWTTPLWLVLALVPLAWVLISQPSTVAGFWSFAGESDGTVSLGAVASSAAVCFALTPQLAEQIDYIRVMPPLTGANRRSWWTAFVFSGPGWVIFSGTKQIIGIFLAVYLVTKIDPSIDDDAVEPVKQFLGLYESLLPEWVALVLVLVLIVIAQVKINVTNAYSGSLAWSNVFTRTTKRYPGRTVFVVFNLVIALSLMLMDVFSLISFVLSLYANVVMAWLVTISVDIVVNKHVLRLSPRFPEFRRGMLHDWNPVGPVSVGLASVASLLCFAGVFGPGMQPLSVLVAIGVAAVVTPTAAVVTRGRYYLRRRSDGIPLPLLDEDGNPSGERLRCHVTGYVFERPDMLVSAETGPGGEVQYVSSLALTLDETDRYVLPPEPFDTARDDRQEAR, encoded by the coding sequence GTGAGCGTGCGCGAACGGGCGGCGGGAGGCAGACGCCTCCGCGGTGACGCGCGCGCCGCCGCGGAGGACAGTCTCGAGGACTACGCCTTCCGGTATGTCCCTCGCTCGTTCCGCCGGTGGAGCGCGGTGTCGGTCGGGGCGACGGCGCTCGGTTCCATCGCCTTCCTGGCCGACTTCTCGATCGGAGCGAGCATCGGTCTCGAGCACGGCGCCCAGAACGCGGCTCTCGGTGTGCTCGTGGCATCCGTCATCATCTTCGCCGTGGGATTCCCGGTCGCCTTCTACGGCGCCCGGTACAACATCGATCTCGACCTCATCGCCCGCGGATCCGGCTTCGGTTACTACGGGTCGATCATCACCACGATCATCTTCGCCGGGTTCACCTGCATCTTCTTCGCGCTCGAAGGCGCGATCATGGCGCAGGGCCTCGAGGTCGCCGCCGGCGTGCCCCTGCCCATCGGATACGCGATCTCGACCATCGTCGTCGTGCCGATCGTCATCTTCGGAATGCGGGCGCTGGAGCGGCTGCATTTCTGGACGACGCCGCTCTGGCTCGTCCTCGCGCTCGTGCCCCTGGCGTGGGTGCTCATCTCGCAGCCGAGCACCGTGGCGGGCTTCTGGTCGTTCGCCGGGGAGTCCGACGGCACGGTCTCGCTCGGAGCCGTCGCGTCCAGCGCCGCGGTCTGCTTCGCCCTGACCCCGCAGCTGGCCGAGCAGATCGACTACATCCGGGTCATGCCGCCGCTGACCGGCGCCAATCGGCGCTCGTGGTGGACGGCGTTCGTCTTCAGCGGACCGGGCTGGGTCATCTTCAGCGGGACGAAGCAGATCATCGGCATCTTCCTGGCGGTCTACCTGGTGACGAAGATCGACCCGTCGATCGACGACGACGCCGTCGAGCCGGTCAAGCAGTTTTTGGGGCTCTACGAGTCGCTGCTGCCCGAATGGGTGGCCCTCGTGCTGGTGCTCGTGCTCATCGTCATCGCGCAGGTGAAGATCAACGTCACCAACGCGTACTCGGGGTCGCTGGCGTGGTCCAACGTGTTCACGCGGACGACCAAGCGCTACCCGGGCCGCACCGTCTTCGTGGTGTTCAACCTCGTCATCGCGCTGTCGCTCATGCTGATGGACGTCTTCAGCCTCATCTCGTTCGTGCTGAGCCTGTACGCCAACGTCGTGATGGCGTGGCTGGTGACCATCTCGGTCGACATCGTCGTCAACAAGCACGTGCTGCGCCTGTCTCCCCGCTTCCCCGAGTTCCGCCGCGGCATGCTCCACGACTGGAACCCCGTCGGGCCGGTCTCGGTCGGCCTGGCATCGGTCGCCTCCCTGCTGTGCTTCGCCGGCGTGTTCGGCCCCGGGATGCAGCCCCTGTCGGTGCTCGTCGCGATCGGCGTGGCCGCCGTCGTCACGCCGACGGCGGCGGTGGTCACGCGGGGCCGGTACTACCTGCGCCGCCGCTCCGACGGCATCCCGCTCCCCCTCCTCGACGAGGACGGGAACCCCTCGGGTGAGCGCCTTCGTTGCCACGTGACGGGCTACGTGTTCGAACGGCCGGATATGCTGGTGTCGGCGGAAACCGGCCCCGGGGGCGAGGTGCAATACGTCTCGTCGCTGGCGTTGACGCTCGACGAGACGGATCGCTACGTGCTTCCCCCCGAGCCGTTCGACACCGCCCGCGACGACCGTCAGGAGGCGAGATGA
- a CDS encoding TetR/AcrR family transcriptional regulator: MNDEALGSTPSLLAGAAVLLRERTFEDISYADIADLADVSERTVYRRFPTRSHLLEALAVWVEDEHLPLAAFHTLAEFRAAVHARFRAYDAQPALAFVAARGAALSPTGQRSASVLTEAIVAMLAETAPHLNRRDALRAAATLRSFASAMYWARLRTSFDADAETTARLFDSAVDRVLPAATGAARAA, from the coding sequence ATGAACGACGAAGCGCTGGGATCGACCCCGTCCCTGCTCGCCGGCGCCGCCGTGCTGCTGCGGGAGCGTACGTTCGAGGACATCTCGTACGCCGACATCGCCGACCTCGCCGACGTGTCGGAGCGCACGGTCTACCGCCGGTTCCCCACCCGCTCGCACCTGCTCGAGGCGCTCGCCGTCTGGGTCGAGGATGAGCACCTGCCGCTGGCCGCGTTCCACACCCTCGCGGAGTTCCGCGCCGCGGTCCACGCGCGCTTCCGCGCTTACGACGCCCAGCCCGCCCTCGCGTTCGTGGCGGCACGCGGCGCCGCCCTGTCGCCCACGGGCCAGCGTTCGGCATCCGTCCTCACCGAGGCCATCGTCGCGATGCTGGCCGAGACGGCGCCCCACCTGAACCGTCGCGACGCCCTCCGCGCGGCCGCGACCCTGCGCTCGTTCGCCTCGGCAATGTATTGGGCGCGACTGCGCACCTCGTTCGACGCGGATGCCGAGACCACCGCGCGCCTGTTCGACAGCGCCGTCGACCGCGTGCTGCCCGCCGCCACCGGGGCCGCGCGGGCGGCGTGA
- a CDS encoding TetR/AcrR family transcriptional regulator has protein sequence MAARKTQDSTPGTETAILVAYAELIEEVGTDDVSFRIIASRAGVGERTVFRYFPARADLLLATAAWIEATIFSRAASESIFDVPLAIRETMAAYERRPELAHVVAETAMRGVNGADPAPHRAEFERLLDREVTDLDDDERLAIVTALSHLDSSTTWVTMRHELGMRGRDIADAAAWAAEAVLDPLRERAKGA, from the coding sequence ATGGCCGCGCGCAAGACGCAGGACAGCACCCCCGGCACCGAGACCGCGATCCTCGTCGCCTACGCCGAGCTCATCGAAGAGGTCGGCACGGATGACGTGTCGTTCCGCATCATCGCCTCGCGCGCCGGCGTCGGAGAACGCACGGTCTTCCGCTACTTCCCCGCCCGCGCCGACCTGCTGCTCGCGACCGCCGCGTGGATCGAGGCCACGATCTTCTCGCGGGCGGCGTCGGAGTCGATCTTCGACGTGCCCCTCGCGATCCGCGAGACGATGGCGGCCTACGAGCGCCGCCCCGAGCTGGCGCACGTCGTGGCCGAGACCGCGATGCGCGGCGTCAACGGCGCCGACCCCGCCCCGCACCGCGCGGAGTTCGAGCGCCTCCTCGACCGCGAGGTCACCGACCTCGACGACGACGAACGCCTCGCGATCGTCACGGCGTTGAGCCACCTCGACTCCTCGACCACGTGGGTCACGATGCGGCACGAGCTCGGCATGCGAGGGCGCGACATCGCGGATGCCGCGGCGTGGGCCGCGGAGGCAGTGCTGGACCCGCTGCGGGAGCGGGCGAAGGGCGCCTGA
- a CDS encoding sodium/solute symporter, whose product MNPVLDLAAVGLLVVTTAVLGFAGIRSSRTRSDFFVASRSVGSIWNASAISGEYLSAGTFLGLAGLVLLSGAEGFWFPIGYAAGYLLVLLFVAAPLRRSGAYTIPDFVEARLESRAVRRVTSIVVLVIGWLYIVPQLHGASLALGVVADVPPWMGGVLVAVLVAGIVAAGGMRAITAVQAFQYWLKLTALLVPAVFLLIALSDRGTDIDPARVFPVESGPGAIDGYATVSLLLALLLGTIGLPHVLVRFYTSPNGASARRTTVVVIVLIGAFYMVSSTMALIARVVAPDLAQPGVADTVVLALPSRVFPGVMGELLTSLLVAGAFAAFLATSSGLVVSLAGVVSQDVFGGGVRSFRLSAVLCTVVPLVVALLTEPAGLVASVGVVFVFAASTLSPVLLLGVWWPRLTARGAVAGMVVGAVSCGAALLVGGTLRGAGDWAVLFTQPAAWTIPLTTVVIVVVSLLDRGGAPVRVERYLARLHTPDV is encoded by the coding sequence GTGAACCCCGTGCTCGACCTCGCCGCGGTCGGGCTGCTGGTGGTGACGACCGCGGTGCTCGGCTTCGCCGGCATCCGTTCCTCCCGCACCCGCAGCGACTTCTTCGTCGCCTCGCGCAGTGTCGGAAGCATCTGGAATGCTTCGGCCATCAGTGGCGAGTACCTGTCGGCCGGCACGTTCCTGGGCCTCGCGGGCCTGGTGCTGCTGTCGGGGGCGGAGGGATTCTGGTTCCCGATCGGGTACGCGGCCGGATACCTGCTCGTGCTGCTCTTCGTCGCCGCCCCTCTGCGTCGGAGCGGCGCCTATACGATTCCCGATTTCGTCGAAGCGCGGCTGGAGTCCCGCGCGGTTCGCCGCGTGACGAGCATCGTGGTGCTCGTGATCGGCTGGCTCTACATCGTGCCGCAGCTGCACGGGGCATCGCTGGCTCTCGGCGTCGTCGCGGACGTGCCGCCATGGATGGGCGGGGTGCTCGTGGCCGTGCTGGTCGCCGGCATCGTCGCGGCCGGCGGGATGCGAGCGATCACCGCCGTCCAGGCCTTCCAGTACTGGCTGAAGCTCACGGCCCTGCTCGTGCCCGCGGTGTTCCTGCTCATCGCGCTCTCGGATCGCGGCACCGACATCGACCCGGCGCGGGTCTTCCCCGTCGAAAGCGGACCCGGCGCCATCGACGGCTACGCGACGGTCTCGCTGCTGCTCGCCCTGCTCCTGGGCACCATCGGTCTGCCTCATGTGCTCGTGCGTTTCTATACGAGCCCCAACGGTGCCTCGGCGCGACGCACGACCGTGGTCGTCATTGTGCTCATCGGCGCGTTCTACATGGTGTCCTCGACCATGGCGTTGATCGCGCGGGTTGTCGCGCCGGATCTCGCTCAGCCCGGAGTCGCCGACACAGTCGTGCTCGCGCTTCCGTCACGGGTGTTCCCGGGAGTCATGGGCGAACTGCTGACCTCGCTGCTCGTGGCTGGGGCGTTCGCCGCGTTCCTGGCGACCTCGTCGGGGCTCGTCGTTTCTCTCGCCGGGGTGGTGAGTCAGGACGTGTTCGGCGGTGGCGTGCGCTCGTTCCGCCTCTCGGCCGTGCTGTGCACGGTGGTGCCGCTGGTCGTGGCGCTGCTGACCGAGCCCGCGGGCCTCGTCGCGAGCGTCGGCGTGGTGTTCGTCTTCGCCGCGTCGACGCTGTCGCCGGTGTTGCTGCTGGGCGTGTGGTGGCCGCGCCTGACCGCCCGGGGAGCCGTGGCGGGCATGGTGGTCGGAGCCGTGTCGTGCGGTGCGGCACTGCTGGTCGGTGGGACCCTGCGCGGAGCCGGCGACTGGGCCGTGCTGTTCACGCAGCCGGCGGCCTGGACCATTCCGCTCACCACGGTCGTGATCGTGGTGGTCTCCCTGCTCGACCGCGGCGGGGCGCCCGTGCGGGTCGAGCGGTACCTCGCGCGGCTGCACACGCCCGACGTGTGA
- a CDS encoding heavy metal transporter, producing the protein MTDEPRPLPRVRVTASTAGRVSRPATRGFALPGHLADEADEVFSRGLVRAQLRLALGCVAAFLVVAAALAGVIAALPSLGDPPLFSVPLSWLLHAYGFYPVILVFALIYARAAARNERRYRQLAAPDEEPV; encoded by the coding sequence ATGACCGACGAGCCGCGTCCCCTGCCGCGCGTGCGGGTCACGGCATCCACCGCGGGTCGGGTGTCGCGCCCGGCGACCCGTGGCTTCGCTCTGCCGGGTCACCTGGCAGACGAGGCCGACGAGGTGTTCTCGCGCGGGCTGGTCCGCGCGCAGCTGCGTCTCGCGCTCGGGTGCGTCGCCGCGTTCCTGGTCGTGGCGGCGGCGCTGGCCGGGGTCATCGCCGCGCTGCCGTCGTTGGGTGATCCTCCGCTGTTCTCGGTGCCGTTGTCGTGGCTGCTGCACGCGTACGGTTTTTATCCCGTCATCCTCGTCTTCGCGCTCATCTACGCGCGCGCCGCCGCGCGCAACGAGCGACGCTACCGGCAGCTGGCCGCGCCCGACGAGGAGCCGGTGTGA